Proteins from one Streptomyces genisteinicus genomic window:
- a CDS encoding cob(I)yrinic acid a,c-diamide adenosyltransferase, with product MVNLTRIYTRTGDQGTTALGDMSRTAKTDLRISAYADANEANAVIGTAIALGALDEEVVKVLVRVQNDLFDVGADLSTPVVPDPEYPPLRVEQSYVDKLEADCDRFLEELEKLRSFILPGGTPGAALLHQACTVVRRAERSTWAALEVHGETMNALTATYLNRLSDLLFILARTANKAVGDVLWVPGGER from the coding sequence ATGGTCAACCTGACACGCATCTACACCCGCACCGGCGACCAGGGCACCACCGCCCTCGGCGACATGAGCCGCACCGCCAAGACGGACCTGCGCATCTCGGCGTACGCCGACGCCAACGAGGCCAACGCCGTCATCGGCACGGCGATCGCCCTCGGGGCGCTGGACGAGGAGGTCGTGAAGGTCCTCGTCCGGGTGCAGAACGACCTGTTCGACGTCGGCGCCGACCTGTCGACCCCCGTGGTCCCCGACCCGGAGTACCCGCCGCTGCGGGTCGAGCAGTCCTACGTCGACAAGCTGGAGGCCGACTGCGACCGCTTCCTGGAGGAGCTGGAGAAGCTGCGCAGCTTCATCCTGCCCGGCGGCACCCCGGGTGCGGCCCTGCTGCACCAGGCGTGCACCGTGGTCCGCAGGGCCGAGCGGTCGACCTGGGCGGCGCTGGAGGTGCACGGCGAGACGATGAACGCGCTGACCGCCACCTACCTCAACCGCCTGTCCGACCTGCTGTTCATCCTGGCGAGGACCGCCAACAAGGCGGTCGGCGACGTGCTGTGGGTGCCGGGCGGCGAGCGCTGA
- a CDS encoding 3-hydroxyacyl-CoA dehydrogenase family protein — MARKLAVIGSGLMGSGIAQVSAQAGWDVVLRDVTDEALTRGRDGIKASYDRFVAKGRLEAGDAEAALGRITTTTDLDAVADADIVVEAVFEKLEVKHEIFRTLDKLVRPDAVLASNTSAIPITKIAAVTERPERVVGTHFFSPVPMMQLCELVRGYKTSDETLATAREFAESVGKTCIVVNRDVAGFVTTRLISALVVEAAKLYESGVATAEDIDIACKLGFGHAMGPLATADLTGVDILLHASSNIYTESQDEKFAPPELMRRMVDAGDIGRKSGQGFYKH, encoded by the coding sequence GTGGCCAGGAAGCTCGCCGTCATCGGGTCCGGACTCATGGGCTCCGGCATCGCACAGGTCTCGGCCCAGGCCGGCTGGGACGTCGTGCTGCGCGATGTGACCGACGAGGCCCTGACCCGCGGCCGCGACGGCATCAAGGCGTCGTACGACCGGTTCGTCGCCAAGGGCAGACTCGAAGCGGGCGACGCCGAGGCGGCGTTGGGCCGCATCACCACGACGACCGACCTGGACGCCGTGGCCGACGCCGACATCGTCGTCGAGGCAGTCTTCGAGAAGCTCGAGGTCAAGCACGAGATCTTCCGGACGCTCGACAAGCTCGTCCGCCCGGACGCCGTCCTCGCCTCCAACACCTCCGCCATCCCGATCACCAAGATCGCGGCGGTCACGGAGCGCCCGGAGCGGGTCGTCGGCACCCACTTCTTCTCGCCGGTCCCGATGATGCAGCTGTGCGAACTGGTCCGCGGCTACAAGACCAGCGACGAAACCCTCGCCACCGCGCGGGAGTTCGCCGAATCCGTCGGCAAGACCTGCATCGTCGTCAACCGCGACGTCGCCGGTTTCGTCACCACCCGGCTGATCTCCGCCCTCGTCGTCGAGGCGGCGAAGCTGTACGAGTCGGGCGTCGCCACCGCCGAGGACATCGACATCGCCTGCAAGCTCGGCTTCGGGCACGCCATGGGGCCGCTGGCCACCGCCGACCTGACCGGCGTCGACATCCTGCTGCACGCCTCGAGCAACATCTACACCGAGTCGCAGGACGAGAAGTTCGCACCGCCGGAGCTGATGCGCCGGATGGTGGACGCCGGTGACATCGGCCGCAAGAGCGGGCAGGGCTTCTACAAGCACTGA
- a CDS encoding STAS domain-containing protein has protein sequence MHIRGDHAELVVGGRLDVRSAADARTVLHSAVDDGVGDLVLDLTHLDSWDATGLGVIMGAHRRAGRCGRRLVLRGVPPQMQRLLVATRLHRILAIEGGIAAESLPRV, from the coding sequence ATGCACATCAGGGGCGACCACGCCGAACTGGTCGTCGGGGGCCGCCTCGACGTCCGCAGCGCGGCGGACGCCCGTACGGTCCTGCACTCGGCGGTCGACGACGGCGTGGGCGACCTGGTGCTGGACCTGACGCACCTCGACTCCTGGGACGCCACCGGGCTCGGGGTCATCATGGGCGCGCACCGCAGAGCCGGCCGCTGCGGCCGCCGGCTGGTGCTGCGCGGCGTGCCGCCGCAGATGCAGCGGCTGCTCGTCGCCACCAGGCTGCACCGCATCCTGGCGATCGAGGGCGGCATCGCGGCCGAATCGCTTCCGCGCGTCTGA
- a CDS encoding ATP-binding protein, which produces MDNDSFGDSAGHGRPPRDAMKQAVPSAPAPVRTVQLVSGDYLLTVNPVDGSEIELCPPGDVPGRPVRHTAAERAEAARAAQPPVPAGPAAPRLSLLERDEPRARLVRLLGQGRSVRLTGPAGSGRTALLDAVAEECARIAPDGVVRLNGLHRTPGELLQELFAAVFSVPGQRLDRIALAGFVRDIGAVVVLDDLEFGGAALDELLDAAPECAFLLAATPEVAVPSADSPLEEVVLDGLGRATALDLLSRVVGRPLTEEESNWAGDLWFESEGLPLRFVQAGALLRQCDDLRGDPEAFEEFAPFDAAQGRDVPLPTLGEGAAPAPLLASRLGESARATLRFAVALGGEVPHQAHLPALIGDTHADAALGELMSCGLLSPAGPRYRLAAGVLAQLREKGYDEDATRHAHTAAQHYTWWAGHPSVTPARAVAEADALLASLAALVPAGDAGHASAAVLLARSAAPAFAAGRHWGAWERTLRIGSEAARIAGEVAEDAYFHHELGVLALCTGNPDRARAELEASIGMRGALADRNGTVAGRRALALVEDRTQGLAPKPETPAARPEGPQSPPRGVPLALPAGAAAGAATARLPRTPAEDTPPVTGPLAARTPGRGPARLPGLLGGARRNLVAVGTGAVLAAVLGTVVTLGATSGSDEETPAEGVRNGQQTDDGADDWGTDEPVPAGEPSGTSDGRNTAKPSPSAPGSTGTPSAGTTAPGPQPSTSSSRPGTGPSRTTAPPTSKPTTPKPTPTRTTPTPTASSSPSAGNPTDPPSSPSPSGGQTSSGGSPTTPLDPS; this is translated from the coding sequence ATGGACAATGACAGCTTCGGCGACTCGGCCGGACACGGGCGGCCGCCGCGCGACGCCATGAAGCAGGCCGTGCCGTCCGCCCCGGCGCCCGTGCGCACGGTCCAGCTGGTCTCCGGCGACTATCTGCTCACCGTCAACCCCGTCGACGGCAGCGAGATCGAGCTCTGCCCGCCGGGCGACGTCCCCGGCCGCCCCGTCCGGCACACCGCCGCCGAGCGCGCCGAGGCGGCCCGCGCCGCCCAGCCGCCCGTCCCCGCCGGGCCCGCGGCGCCGCGGCTGTCGCTGCTGGAGCGGGACGAGCCGCGCGCCCGCCTCGTCCGGCTGCTCGGGCAGGGCCGCTCGGTCCGCCTCACCGGCCCGGCCGGCTCCGGACGCACCGCGCTCCTCGACGCCGTCGCCGAGGAGTGCGCCCGGATCGCCCCCGACGGCGTCGTCCGTCTCAACGGCCTCCACCGCACCCCCGGCGAACTCCTCCAGGAACTCTTCGCCGCGGTGTTCTCCGTCCCCGGACAGCGCCTCGACCGGATCGCCCTCGCCGGCTTCGTCCGGGACATCGGCGCCGTCGTCGTCCTCGACGACCTGGAGTTCGGCGGCGCCGCGCTCGACGAACTCCTCGACGCCGCGCCGGAATGCGCCTTCCTGCTCGCGGCCACCCCCGAGGTGGCCGTCCCCTCCGCCGACTCGCCGCTGGAGGAGGTCGTCCTCGACGGACTCGGCCGGGCCACCGCGCTCGACCTGCTGTCCCGGGTCGTGGGCCGTCCGCTGACCGAGGAGGAGTCCAACTGGGCGGGGGACCTCTGGTTCGAGTCCGAGGGGCTGCCGCTGCGCTTCGTCCAGGCCGGGGCGCTGCTGCGCCAGTGCGACGACCTGCGCGGGGACCCGGAGGCGTTCGAGGAGTTCGCCCCCTTCGACGCCGCGCAGGGCAGGGACGTGCCGCTGCCGACGCTGGGGGAGGGGGCCGCGCCCGCCCCGCTGCTCGCGTCCCGTCTCGGCGAGTCCGCCCGGGCGACGCTCCGCTTCGCCGTCGCGCTCGGCGGCGAGGTGCCCCACCAGGCGCACCTGCCCGCCCTCATCGGCGACACCCACGCCGACGCGGCGCTCGGCGAGCTGATGTCCTGCGGCCTGCTCTCGCCCGCCGGACCGCGCTACCGCCTCGCCGCCGGAGTCCTCGCCCAGCTGCGCGAGAAGGGGTACGACGAGGACGCCACCCGCCACGCCCACACCGCGGCCCAGCACTACACCTGGTGGGCCGGGCACCCGTCGGTCACGCCCGCGCGGGCCGTCGCCGAGGCCGACGCCCTGCTGGCCTCGCTCGCCGCCCTGGTGCCCGCCGGTGACGCCGGGCACGCCAGCGCGGCCGTGCTGCTCGCCCGCAGCGCCGCGCCCGCCTTCGCGGCCGGACGGCACTGGGGCGCCTGGGAGCGGACCCTGCGGATCGGCTCGGAGGCCGCCCGGATCGCGGGCGAGGTCGCCGAAGACGCCTACTTCCACCACGAGTTGGGCGTCCTCGCGCTCTGCACGGGCAATCCGGACCGGGCGCGCGCGGAGCTGGAGGCCTCCATAGGCATGCGCGGGGCCCTCGCCGACAGGAACGGCACGGTCGCGGGGCGCCGTGCGCTGGCGCTCGTCGAGGACCGCACCCAGGGACTCGCGCCGAAGCCCGAGACACCGGCCGCCCGCCCGGAGGGGCCGCAGTCGCCGCCCCGCGGGGTCCCGCTCGCGCTTCCGGCGGGGGCGGCCGCCGGGGCCGCCACCGCCAGGCTGCCGCGGACACCGGCCGAGGACACGCCGCCGGTGACGGGCCCCCTCGCCGCGAGGACCCCCGGCCGCGGACCCGCACGCCTCCCCGGTCTCCTCGGCGGAGCACGCCGCAATCTGGTCGCCGTGGGCACGGGGGCCGTCCTGGCGGCCGTTCTCGGTACCGTCGTCACGCTGGGTGCGACCTCCGGCTCGGACGAGGAGACGCCGGCCGAAGGCGTACGGAACGGCCAGCAGACGGACGACGGAGCCGACGACTGGGGCACGGACGAGCCCGTGCCGGCCGGCGAGCCCTCGGGCACCTCCGACGGCAGGAACACCGCGAAGCCGTCGCCCTCGGCGCCGGGATCGACGGGCACCCCGTCCGCGGGCACGACGGCCCCGGGGCCGCAGCCCTCGACGAGCTCGTCCCGGCCGGGCACCGGGCCGTCGCGCACGACGGCCCCGCCGACGTCGAAGCCGACGACGCCGAAGCCCACCCCGACGCGCACCACGCCGACCCCGACGGCGTCGTCCTCGCCGTCGGCGGGCAACCCGACGGATCCGCCGTCGTCGCCCAGCCCGTCGGGCGGACAGACCTCCTCGGGCGGCTCGCCCACCACCCCGCTCGACCCCTCCTGA
- the nucS gene encoding endonuclease NucS: MRLVIARCSVDYAGRLTAHLPSAPRLILVKADGSVSIHADDRAYKPLNWMSPPCALKEGDDGVWTVVNKAGEKLIITMEEVLHDSSHELGVDPGLIKDGVEAHLQELLADRIETLGAGYSLIRREYPTAIGPVDILCRDADGATVAVEIKRRGEIDGVEQLTRYLELLNRDPHLAPVKGVFAAQEIKPQARVLATDRGIGCVVLDYDALRGIEDDKLRLF, encoded by the coding sequence ATGCGCCTCGTCATCGCCCGCTGCTCCGTGGACTACGCGGGCCGGCTCACCGCCCATCTGCCGTCCGCCCCCCGATTGATCCTGGTCAAGGCCGACGGCAGTGTGTCCATCCACGCCGACGACAGGGCGTACAAACCACTGAACTGGATGTCGCCGCCCTGCGCGCTGAAGGAGGGCGACGACGGCGTGTGGACCGTCGTGAACAAAGCGGGCGAGAAACTGATCATCACGATGGAAGAGGTCCTGCACGACTCCTCCCACGAACTGGGCGTCGATCCCGGCCTCATCAAGGACGGCGTGGAAGCGCACCTCCAGGAGCTGCTGGCCGACCGGATCGAGACACTGGGAGCGGGTTACAGCCTCATCCGGCGCGAGTACCCGACGGCCATCGGCCCGGTCGACATCCTGTGCCGCGACGCGGACGGCGCCACGGTCGCGGTCGAGATCAAGCGGCGCGGCGAGATCGACGGCGTCGAGCAGCTGACCCGCTACCTGGAACTGCTCAACCGCGATCCGCATCTGGCGCCGGTCAAGGGCGTGTTCGCGGCCCAGGAGATCAAGCCGCAGGCGCGGGTGCTGGCCACGGATCGCGGCATCGGCTGCGTCGTGCTCGACTACGACGCGCTGCGCGGCATCGAGGACGACAAGCTCCGCCTCTTCTGA
- a CDS encoding SCO5389 family protein, whose amino-acid sequence MSLDVSPALLEQAERGEVDEAAFVDCVRTSLPFAWEMISSLVAQLKVDGGEFADNQTPPPNEQARGQLLRALASDAIRGALQRHFGVRLAFQNCHRVAVFPLDPSADERLARFTSVRGQLLNQSPELRDC is encoded by the coding sequence ATGTCGCTCGACGTCTCACCGGCTCTGTTGGAACAGGCCGAGCGAGGCGAGGTCGACGAAGCAGCCTTCGTCGACTGCGTCCGGACCTCCCTGCCCTTCGCATGGGAGATGATCAGCTCGCTGGTGGCTCAGCTGAAGGTTGACGGCGGGGAGTTCGCCGACAACCAGACGCCTCCGCCCAACGAGCAGGCACGTGGTCAGCTGCTGCGCGCACTCGCGAGTGACGCGATTCGCGGTGCGCTCCAGCGGCACTTCGGTGTGCGTCTGGCATTCCAGAACTGCCACCGCGTCGCGGTGTTCCCGCTGGACCCGTCGGCGGACGAGCGGCTCGCCCGCTTCACCTCCGTCCGGGGCCAGCTCCTCAACCAGTCGCCCGAACTGCGCGACTGCTGA
- a CDS encoding LLM class flavin-dependent oxidoreductase, with amino-acid sequence MRVGTFVLAAQFPGQGQGETLHRAVRSAEVAEEAGLDSVWLAEHHFVPYGICPSAVTLAALLLGRTRRIRVGTAVSVLPSAHPVALGEQAALLHLTSGGRFVLGVGRGGPWVDLEVFGSGLGAYEHGFPESLDLLLRWLREPRVGADGERYAFREVEVVPRPCELIGGSGTGPEVVVACTSPKSVELAAERGLPMLLGMHCGDEDKAAMVALWRRHALAAGRPPEEVAGAGHVSAGVVQIADGTAEARETLVKAMPGWLKQGLDAHVTVDGRHRAMRDPVAYTEMLCSLHAVGTPRLAADRLAATAERTGITRFALLAEGSGDLAATEENVRRLGAEVLPRLV; translated from the coding sequence ATGCGCGTTGGCACTTTCGTACTGGCGGCTCAGTTCCCCGGTCAGGGGCAGGGGGAGACACTGCACCGCGCGGTGCGGTCCGCGGAGGTGGCCGAGGAGGCCGGACTGGACTCCGTCTGGCTGGCGGAACACCACTTCGTCCCGTACGGCATCTGTCCGTCCGCCGTGACGCTGGCGGCGCTGCTGCTCGGCCGCACCCGCCGGATCCGGGTCGGCACGGCGGTGAGCGTGCTGCCGAGCGCGCACCCGGTGGCGCTCGGCGAGCAGGCCGCCCTGCTCCATCTGACCTCGGGCGGCAGATTCGTCCTCGGGGTCGGACGCGGGGGCCCATGGGTGGATCTGGAGGTGTTCGGGTCCGGTCTCGGCGCGTACGAACACGGGTTCCCGGAATCGCTCGATCTGCTGCTGCGCTGGTTGCGCGAGCCGCGTGTCGGGGCGGACGGCGAGCGGTACGCCTTCCGGGAGGTCGAGGTCGTCCCGCGCCCCTGCGAACTCATCGGGGGCTCCGGCACGGGCCCGGAGGTCGTGGTCGCCTGCACCTCCCCGAAAAGCGTGGAACTCGCCGCGGAGCGAGGGCTTCCGATGCTGCTGGGCATGCACTGCGGCGACGAGGACAAGGCCGCGATGGTCGCCCTCTGGCGCCGCCACGCGCTCGCGGCGGGCCGTCCGCCGGAGGAGGTGGCCGGCGCGGGACACGTCTCGGCCGGGGTGGTCCAGATCGCCGACGGCACCGCCGAGGCGAGGGAGACACTGGTCAAGGCCATGCCGGGATGGCTGAAGCAGGGGCTCGACGCCCATGTCACCGTGGACGGCCGGCACCGCGCGATGCGCGACCCCGTCGCCTACACGGAGATGCTCTGCTCGCTGCACGCCGTGGGCACACCGCGTCTGGCGGCGGACCGGCTCGCGGCGACCGCGGAGCGGACCGGGATCACCCGCTTCGCCCTGCTCGCGGAGGGGTCCGGCGACCTCGCCGCCACCGAGGAGAACGTACGGCGGCTCGGAGCCGAGGTGCTGCCCCGGCTCGTGTGA
- a CDS encoding ATP/GTP-binding protein, producing MSPRRNRPRGGDSPTDRGDEAGNRYGGFGRSESWQGDDWSVRHVAGASAAGKTYRCPGCDQEIPSGLPHVVAWPEHGGVDDRRHWHKACWNAKDRRTTKVQRSRNAPRH from the coding sequence GTGTCCCCGCGCCGCAACCGCCCCCGTGGCGGCGACAGCCCGACCGACCGAGGCGACGAGGCCGGCAACCGGTACGGCGGCTTCGGGCGCAGCGAGTCCTGGCAGGGCGACGACTGGTCCGTGCGGCACGTCGCCGGCGCGAGCGCGGCGGGCAAGACGTACCGCTGCCCCGGCTGCGACCAGGAGATCCCGTCCGGCCTCCCGCACGTGGTGGCCTGGCCCGAGCACGGGGGCGTCGACGACCGGCGCCACTGGCACAAGGCCTGCTGGAACGCGAAGGACCGCCGCACCACCAAGGTGCAGCGGTCCCGGAACGCCCCGCGTCACTGA